A section of the Rhodothermus profundi genome encodes:
- a CDS encoding ABC transporter substrate-binding protein produces MLFLRIRLFLLGLLAGLGACQPASEPAVGALQFTDDLGRTVTLPQVPQRVVTLAPSLTEVVFAAGAGHKLVGVTTADDYPPAVDTLPRFSALPVNFEAIVALEPDLVLATDQVNNPRDAATFEALGLPVYFFSYATLDDVLEAILTTGNLLGTEPIARRTVDSLHTRLAKLAQVTDTLSYRPTVLVLISDETLYAFGQGSYVHDLVARAGGQSLTASLSNPAPVLSDELVLQLKPEVIVITAGVDYNPASLLRKHPAWDLLPAVRNRRICGVEPALILRPGPRLIAGLESLLQCLHPDLARKLAP; encoded by the coding sequence ATGTTGTTTTTGCGGATACGGCTGTTTCTACTGGGGCTGCTGGCTGGACTCGGAGCCTGCCAGCCTGCTTCCGAACCGGCTGTCGGTGCGCTCCAGTTCACCGATGACCTGGGGCGTACGGTTACGTTGCCTCAGGTACCGCAACGCGTGGTGACTCTGGCCCCCAGCCTGACCGAGGTGGTTTTCGCAGCGGGTGCTGGTCATAAGCTGGTGGGCGTTACCACCGCCGACGATTATCCTCCGGCAGTTGATACGCTACCCCGCTTCAGCGCGCTGCCCGTTAATTTTGAAGCCATTGTTGCCCTTGAGCCTGATCTGGTACTGGCTACCGATCAGGTAAATAATCCACGCGACGCTGCTACCTTCGAGGCACTTGGTTTGCCTGTATATTTTTTCTCTTATGCTACGCTCGACGACGTCCTGGAAGCTATCCTGACCACGGGAAACCTGCTGGGAACTGAGCCGATCGCCCGCCGGACGGTCGATTCACTACACACGCGGCTTGCGAAGCTGGCCCAAGTCACAGATACCCTGTCCTACCGTCCCACGGTACTGGTGCTCATCAGCGACGAAACGCTCTATGCCTTTGGCCAGGGCAGCTACGTGCATGACCTGGTGGCCCGGGCCGGAGGACAGAGCCTGACGGCCTCGCTGTCCAATCCTGCGCCAGTGCTAAGCGACGAACTGGTGCTCCAGCTCAAGCCTGAGGTGATCGTTATAACCGCTGGTGTCGACTATAACCCTGCCTCCTTGCTGCGAAAGCATCCGGCCTGGGATCTGTTGCCGGCCGTTCGCAACCGGCGCATCTGTGGCGTCGAACCTGCTCTCATCCTGCGGCCCGGACCGCGTTTGATAGCCGGCCTGGAGTCGTTGCTTCAATGCCTCCACCCTGACCTGGCTCGCAAGCTGGCGCCATGA
- a CDS encoding FecCD family ABC transporter permease produces MPRVLMALLTGGGLAIVGVAMQALVRNPLAEPYILGLSSGASAGASLFYLGFLPPLLSRTLSMPLAAFLGALLALTLVYLIARQNGALSITRLLLGGVAISALMASITSFITFASPSPDKLRAVLFWLLGSFSGARWSLLPLPALAALLGLLGMLALTRPMDLLLLGEEPAAQLGIPVEQAKRLLILIAALVTGTLVAFSGTIGFVGLIIPHATRALTGVPHRRVIPLSFLLGATFLIWADLIARLLLPGVELPVGVVTALCGVPFFLMLLRRSHYRFG; encoded by the coding sequence TTGCCGCGCGTGCTCATGGCCCTGTTGACCGGTGGAGGCCTGGCTATTGTGGGCGTCGCGATGCAGGCCCTGGTACGGAATCCGCTGGCAGAACCTTACATCCTGGGGCTTTCAAGTGGCGCCAGCGCAGGCGCTTCCCTCTTCTACCTGGGCTTTCTACCTCCCCTGCTTTCCCGCACGCTGTCCATGCCGCTGGCGGCTTTTCTGGGCGCACTGCTGGCGCTCACGTTGGTTTATCTGATCGCCCGCCAGAACGGCGCCCTGTCGATTACGCGTCTGCTGCTGGGTGGCGTTGCTATTTCAGCGCTGATGGCATCTATCACGTCGTTCATCACCTTTGCCTCCCCCAGCCCGGACAAACTTCGGGCTGTGCTCTTCTGGCTACTGGGGTCCTTCAGCGGAGCCCGCTGGTCGTTGCTGCCACTGCCTGCGCTGGCTGCACTGCTGGGGTTGCTGGGTATGCTGGCACTCACGCGCCCCATGGACCTCCTGCTACTGGGGGAGGAGCCGGCTGCGCAGCTCGGCATTCCTGTCGAGCAGGCTAAACGCCTGCTGATTCTAATAGCCGCCCTGGTAACAGGAACACTTGTCGCCTTTTCGGGGACCATCGGTTTTGTCGGGCTGATCATTCCCCATGCCACACGTGCTCTGACCGGCGTTCCGCATCGACGCGTGATTCCGCTGAGCTTTCTGCTGGGTGCTACCTTTCTGATCTGGGCCGACCTGATTGCCCGCTTACTGCTGCCGGGCGTTGAGCTACCGGTAGGGGTGGTAACGGCGCTCTGTGGCGTCCCCTTCTTTTTGATGCTACTGCGCCGCAGCCATTACCGTTTTGGCTGA
- a CDS encoding MFS transporter codes for MGRAASPTTRQALWLIVLFGLVSLLADLTYESARSLIGPYLGWLGASATAVGVVAGAGELVGYGLRLISGYLSDRTRRYWTLTLLGYAVNLLAVPALALAGRWEIAAALIIAERAGKALRAPARDVLLSHATAQVGHGRGFGLHEALDQIGAVAGPLLMAGVLWQGRSYQTAFALLLVPALLALLLLGVARLRYPRPQTLERTEAARPTHRALPRTFWIYLLGTGLLAAGYADFPLIAFHFREARVLPEAWIPLSYALAMGVDAVAALLLGRLFDRRGPVILALAVALTAAFAPLVFWGGALAAWVGMAIWGVGMGAQESILRAALAQMIPAERRGTAFGLFHAIFGVCWFGGSALLGVLYDTSISVLVSVAVGLQVLAALVLGWMSRQPKR; via the coding sequence ATGGGACGCGCTGCTTCACCGACGACGCGACAGGCCCTTTGGCTTATCGTGCTGTTCGGGCTGGTTAGCCTGTTGGCTGATCTCACCTATGAAAGTGCGCGCAGCCTGATCGGTCCTTATCTGGGCTGGCTGGGAGCTTCGGCCACGGCGGTAGGCGTGGTCGCGGGCGCCGGTGAGCTGGTAGGCTATGGCCTGCGGCTGATCAGTGGCTACCTGAGTGATCGAACGCGACGCTACTGGACCCTCACGCTGCTTGGCTATGCCGTAAACCTGCTGGCCGTCCCGGCGTTGGCGCTGGCCGGACGCTGGGAAATTGCTGCCGCTCTGATCATTGCCGAACGCGCCGGAAAAGCCCTGCGGGCCCCTGCACGCGACGTGCTCCTCTCCCACGCAACCGCACAGGTGGGCCACGGCCGTGGGTTCGGACTGCACGAGGCGCTGGACCAGATCGGAGCGGTAGCCGGACCGCTTTTGATGGCAGGAGTTCTATGGCAGGGAAGAAGCTATCAGACCGCCTTTGCGCTGCTGCTGGTGCCTGCCCTGCTGGCATTGCTGTTGCTCGGAGTGGCCCGGTTGCGCTACCCCCGTCCGCAAACGCTGGAACGCACAGAGGCAGCCCGCCCGACCCATCGCGCACTGCCGCGCACGTTCTGGATCTATCTGCTCGGGACGGGTTTACTGGCGGCAGGATATGCCGACTTTCCGCTGATCGCCTTTCATTTTCGGGAAGCTCGTGTACTTCCAGAAGCCTGGATTCCCTTGAGCTATGCGCTGGCTATGGGCGTTGACGCGGTGGCGGCGCTCCTGCTCGGCCGGCTGTTTGACCGCCGGGGGCCGGTAATCCTGGCGCTGGCCGTGGCGCTGACCGCTGCGTTTGCCCCCCTGGTGTTCTGGGGCGGAGCGCTGGCAGCCTGGGTGGGTATGGCGATATGGGGGGTGGGAATGGGCGCCCAGGAATCCATTCTGCGGGCAGCGCTAGCCCAGATGATTCCTGCAGAGCGACGCGGCACCGCTTTTGGGCTGTTTCACGCGATCTTTGGCGTGTGCTGGTTTGGAGGAAGCGCGCTGCTGGGCGTGCTCTACGACACGTCGATTTCGGTACTCGTGAGCGTAGCAGTAGGACTGCAAGTATTGGCCGCGTTAGTACTGGGCTGGATGAGCCGTCAGCCAAAACGGTAA
- a CDS encoding protein-disulfide reductase DsbD family protein, translating into MRGNKSLQYIWLVLLGVLVQPVQAQRATELVQWRARVQPEAVAPGDSLWLRLEATIAAGWKMYALDSPPPTKGVRLLVDALPEGIRQAGDPLQQPPLEGYDPFFQKVVRYFMDQAALALPLVAAPDARPGTRRIRVQVEFTICNDRICLPPTKVPVEAAVRIDPQAATVATPPRFEPVVPPIEPEPSTPALAETPLLTDAAAQDLARARSGGLWGFLLLAVGAGLAALLTPCVFPMIPLTVSFFTRQGGSRAQAVRLALVYGMAIVVTFTGLGVLTALLVGASGAQTIAANPWINLFIGLVFVLFALSLLGLYELRLPSGLVNYFNRQSQTHGGYLGALFMGLTLTLVSFSCTAPFVGGLLAATALGEWGYPVLGMVTFSLTFALPFVLFALFPRALEALPRSGSWMHTIKVVLGFVELAAALKFLSNADLVWGWGVLSRPLVIALVSVLFFLTGLYLIGKLRLPHEPLVETVGVGRLLVAVLFFGMSLYMLPGLLGAPLGNLDAYLPPRRATDVGLVTLLQASSASENRTELSWHEEVETAFAEAQAIGRPVFIDFTGYTCTNCRQMEATVFPHPEVARRLQNDFVRLRLYTDDASVGPEWQRYQLQLTGTVALPTYAIVAPAGQPLLARHTGLASVEEFIAFLEEGRRAFQQWLAQQQRQDMSEPTAAMR; encoded by the coding sequence ATGCGCGGTAATAAATCCTTACAATATATCTGGCTGGTACTGCTCGGGGTACTGGTCCAACCCGTGCAGGCGCAACGAGCTACTGAGCTGGTACAATGGCGCGCCCGCGTTCAGCCCGAAGCAGTAGCACCAGGAGATTCGCTCTGGCTCCGACTGGAGGCGACGATTGCTGCGGGGTGGAAGATGTATGCGCTCGACTCGCCCCCGCCCACCAAAGGCGTTCGCCTGCTTGTTGACGCACTTCCGGAGGGGATTCGCCAGGCAGGGGATCCGCTCCAGCAGCCTCCTCTGGAAGGCTATGATCCCTTCTTCCAGAAGGTAGTGCGTTATTTCATGGACCAGGCCGCCCTGGCGCTGCCCTTAGTGGCTGCACCGGACGCCCGCCCGGGCACGCGCAGGATCAGGGTGCAGGTGGAGTTTACCATCTGCAATGACCGCATTTGTCTGCCGCCCACAAAGGTTCCGGTCGAGGCAGCAGTGCGTATTGATCCGCAGGCAGCAACTGTGGCAACGCCTCCTCGCTTTGAACCGGTCGTGCCCCCCATTGAACCGGAACCGTCCACGCCCGCTCTTGCAGAAACTCCGCTCCTGACCGATGCCGCTGCGCAGGATCTGGCACGAGCCCGATCGGGCGGGCTCTGGGGCTTCCTGCTCCTGGCCGTCGGAGCCGGACTGGCTGCGTTGCTCACGCCCTGCGTCTTTCCCATGATCCCTCTGACTGTCTCGTTCTTTACGCGGCAGGGGGGAAGTCGGGCTCAGGCCGTTCGCCTGGCGCTCGTTTATGGCATGGCCATCGTGGTAACGTTCACTGGACTGGGCGTGCTGACAGCCCTGCTGGTGGGCGCTTCCGGCGCCCAGACCATCGCGGCTAATCCATGGATCAATCTGTTCATTGGACTGGTCTTCGTATTGTTTGCTCTGTCGTTGCTCGGACTCTACGAGCTCCGCCTACCCTCGGGACTGGTCAACTATTTCAACCGTCAGAGCCAGACCCATGGGGGATACCTGGGCGCACTTTTCATGGGGTTGACGCTCACGCTGGTGTCGTTTTCCTGCACGGCACCTTTTGTCGGAGGATTGCTGGCGGCCACAGCTCTGGGCGAATGGGGCTATCCCGTGCTGGGGATGGTAACTTTCAGCCTGACGTTTGCGTTGCCCTTCGTCCTGTTTGCGCTTTTTCCGCGGGCGCTGGAAGCGCTGCCTCGCTCAGGCTCCTGGATGCACACGATCAAAGTGGTGCTGGGGTTTGTGGAGCTGGCTGCTGCGTTGAAGTTTTTGTCGAACGCCGATCTCGTCTGGGGCTGGGGGGTCCTCTCCCGTCCGCTGGTCATTGCGCTCGTGTCGGTGCTCTTTTTCCTGACGGGATTGTATCTGATCGGCAAGCTTCGCTTGCCGCACGAACCCCTGGTAGAGACGGTAGGGGTCGGACGACTCCTGGTCGCGGTCCTCTTTTTTGGCATGTCGCTCTACATGCTGCCCGGACTGCTGGGAGCACCGCTGGGTAATCTGGATGCCTACCTGCCGCCGCGCCGGGCCACAGACGTGGGGCTGGTAACCCTCTTGCAGGCAAGTAGCGCGTCTGAAAACAGGACAGAGCTTAGCTGGCATGAGGAGGTAGAGACCGCTTTTGCCGAAGCGCAGGCGATCGGCCGCCCCGTGTTTATTGACTTTACCGGCTACACCTGTACCAACTGCCGGCAAATGGAAGCCACTGTTTTCCCACATCCTGAAGTAGCCCGTCGGCTACAAAACGACTTTGTGCGGCTCCGACTGTATACCGACGATGCCTCAGTAGGACCTGAGTGGCAGCGCTATCAGTTGCAGCTTACCGGCACGGTAGCCCTTCCGACCTACGCCATTGTGGCCCCGGCCGGCCAGCCGTTGCTGGCGCGGCATACTGGACTGGCTTCGGTGGAGGAATTTATCGCCTTTCTGGAAGAGGGACGCCGGGCTTTTCAGCAATGGCTGGCGCAACAGCAGCGGCAAGACATGTCCGAACCCACGGCCGCCATGCGTTGA
- the rplI gene encoding 50S ribosomal protein L9 yields MKVLLLQDVEKLGLEGEVVTVRDGYGRNYLIPKGLAIEATPSVLKDLEERRRQQARKLARIREEAERMAEELAKTEVVIQAKVGEENRIFGTVTSSQIAEYLAQRGFQIDRRRIEMPEDIRMLGVYTARIKLHPEVVAQIKIRVEPETPES; encoded by the coding sequence ATGAAAGTACTTCTGCTGCAGGATGTAGAAAAGCTGGGCCTGGAAGGAGAGGTAGTAACCGTGCGGGACGGCTACGGTCGAAACTACCTGATCCCGAAAGGCCTGGCTATCGAAGCAACGCCCAGCGTGCTCAAAGACCTGGAGGAGCGACGCCGGCAGCAGGCGCGTAAGCTCGCCCGAATCCGGGAAGAAGCCGAACGCATGGCAGAAGAGCTGGCGAAGACGGAGGTGGTTATCCAGGCCAAGGTAGGGGAAGAGAACCGCATCTTTGGTACCGTGACTTCCAGCCAGATTGCTGAGTATCTGGCGCAACGAGGCTTTCAGATCGATCGGCGTCGCATTGAGATGCCGGAGGACATTCGCATGCTGGGCGTCTACACCGCCCGGATTAAACTGCATCCCGAAGTGGTAGCGCAGATCAAAATTCGCGTGGAGCCTGAAACGCCCGAAAGCTAA
- the rpsR gene encoding 30S ribosomal protein S18, whose amino-acid sequence MARKRDLEYVDYKDVEFLKQFINEQGKILPRRITGVSAKTQRQIARAIKRARHLALLPFVADAVK is encoded by the coding sequence ATGGCACGGAAGCGCGATCTGGAATACGTGGACTACAAAGACGTAGAGTTTTTGAAGCAGTTTATCAACGAACAGGGCAAGATTTTGCCGCGGCGAATTACCGGCGTATCGGCGAAAACGCAGCGGCAGATAGCGCGGGCCATCAAGCGGGCACGCCACCTGGCGCTGCTGCCATTTGTGGCAGATGCGGTTAAGTAA
- the rpsF gene encoding 30S ribosomal protein S6: MSAEKNFYELTYIINAALSDEQIKEVVRRVNQYIEEHGGEIVEVDEWGTRRLAYPIQKRRNGYYVNMYFRAPGSLIAPLERFLEIDEQVLRYLTLRMDAKMLRHYERRKKQAAEEMSARPAAVEVEEEEEVEVEVEQEEEEGAEE, from the coding sequence ATGTCGGCGGAAAAGAACTTCTACGAGCTGACCTACATCATTAACGCGGCGCTCAGCGACGAACAAATCAAAGAAGTCGTTCGCCGCGTCAATCAGTACATTGAAGAGCACGGCGGGGAGATCGTTGAAGTCGATGAGTGGGGCACGCGACGCCTGGCTTATCCGATTCAGAAGCGCCGGAACGGCTACTACGTGAACATGTACTTCCGAGCACCCGGCTCGCTGATAGCCCCGCTGGAACGCTTTCTGGAGATCGACGAACAAGTGCTGCGCTATTTGACGCTGCGCATGGATGCGAAGATGCTGCGCCACTACGAGCGCCGCAAAAAGCAAGCCGCTGAAGAGATGAGCGCGCGTCCCGCAGCCGTAGAAGTGGAAGAGGAAGAAGAGGTGGAGGTAGAAGTAGAGCAAGAGGAAGAAGAGGGAGCTGAAGAGTAG
- the prfA gene encoding peptide chain release factor 1, with the protein MIPKTPLEEIKRRYEEVTQALSDPAVAADPRRLAELGREHASLRAIVEAIEAYERLLAEAESLRELIRTESDPELVRMARHELEELEKRLPTVEEDLRLRLIPQDETDRRNAIVEIRAGTGGDEAALFAGDLFRMYNRYAERKGWKVEVLDASPGTVGGFKEVIFSLKGPDVYGTMKYESGVHRVQRVPATESQGRIHTSAASVVVLPEAEAVDVEIRPEDLRIDVFRASGPGGQHVNRTESAVRITHIPTGIVVSCQDEKSQHQNKEKALRILRARLYELEQERQRAERDAVRRASIKTGDRSAKIRTYNFPQDRVTDHRLEGELKNWPLHRIIEGELDELINALRTAEHAERLAQLKA; encoded by the coding sequence AGACGCCTGGCCGAACTGGGGCGTGAGCACGCCAGTCTCCGTGCCATTGTCGAAGCCATCGAAGCCTATGAGCGGCTGCTGGCCGAAGCAGAAAGCCTGCGTGAGCTGATCCGCACAGAATCCGATCCGGAGCTGGTTCGGATGGCCCGGCACGAGCTGGAGGAGCTGGAGAAACGGCTGCCGACCGTTGAGGAAGATCTGCGGTTGCGCCTGATCCCACAGGATGAAACGGACCGGCGCAATGCCATTGTGGAGATTCGAGCAGGCACCGGAGGGGACGAAGCTGCGCTGTTTGCAGGCGATCTGTTTCGGATGTACAACCGCTACGCTGAACGAAAAGGATGGAAGGTAGAAGTGCTCGACGCGTCGCCGGGAACGGTCGGTGGCTTTAAAGAAGTCATCTTCAGCCTGAAGGGACCGGACGTCTACGGCACCATGAAGTATGAAAGCGGGGTGCATCGCGTGCAGCGCGTGCCGGCTACCGAATCGCAGGGGCGCATTCATACGTCGGCCGCCAGCGTAGTTGTGTTGCCTGAAGCCGAAGCGGTCGATGTAGAAATCCGACCCGAGGATCTCCGCATCGACGTCTTTCGGGCCAGTGGCCCAGGCGGCCAGCACGTCAACCGCACCGAATCGGCCGTCCGCATCACGCATATTCCCACCGGTATTGTGGTCTCCTGCCAGGACGAGAAAAGCCAGCACCAGAATAAGGAAAAAGCACTGCGCATCCTGCGCGCGCGTCTGTACGAGCTGGAGCAGGAACGCCAGCGCGCCGAACGGGATGCTGTGCGACGCGCTTCGATCAAAACCGGCGACCGATCCGCTAAAATTCGCACCTACAACTTTCCGCAGGATCGGGTGACCGACCACCGGCTGGAAGGCGAGCTGAAAAACTGGCCGCTGCATCGCATCATTGAAGGCGAACTGGATGAACTGATCAACGCGCTGCGCACAGCCGAACACGCAGAACGGCTGGCCCAGCTCAAGGCCTAA